The Flavobacterium commune genome contains the following window.
ATTGCTTTTTATATTAACTGAAGCTTTTGTCAATCGTTGGTATTGTGCCGAAGCTTTTAAATCGGGATATAAGTTGTTTTTTACCGATTGCAATTCGTGTTTTTTAGTTGCTACTTTGGCATTAGCTAAGTTGACTTCGTTACTCTTTTCCCAGGCCAAGTGAACGGCATCGTTGAGTGATAAACTCTTTCTTTGTTGTGCTTCTGTGGAGCTTATCCCTAGAAATAAAATCCCTAAAAGCATTAATTGTCTAGCTTTCATATATTAGAAGTGCTTTTATTGTTTGTTGGATGTGCGTTTTAAATTTTGTTTGGATATAATTTTCGAAATCTTCGTCGGTTTCTAAAGCCAACAGTTTTTTGAAATAAGCTTTATTCATACTAAAGTGGAAAAATGTACCCATAATTGTGGGAGGAATCAGTGGAATGATAACATCTTTTCTGAAAATACCTTTTTGTTGTCCTTCCCGAATTATAGTTTCCAATGATTTTAAATTTCGATCCCTTACTTCGTTCAGAACTTTCAATTTATCCTCTTTTTCTTCTGTTGCAAATTCAAAATGTAAGATTCTGTAAATCCCTTTATTGCATCTAATACGGTTGACGTACAGTTCAATCAGTTTGTCAATTTTTTCAATAGGGTCTAAATCTTCAACAGATAGATTTTCTATTTGAATTTTTAAATCAGAAGTTCGATAAACAATCAATGCTTCTAATAATTTTTCTTTCGAACCAAAATAATAGGAAACCATCGCGACATTAATCTCGGCCTCCTTAGCTATCGTTCTAATCGAAGTTCCCTCGAATCCATTCTCGGCAAATAGCGTTTCTGCTATCAGAAGAATTTGAATTTGCTTTTCGTTAAAATCAGTTTTCAATTGGATTTGTTTTTAATTACAGTACAAAATTAAACAACTGTTTAATTTAAACAGCTGTTTAATTATTTTTTAACGTAATATTAACAAAGTTGATTCGGTCTTTTTGAGAGGTTTTTAATGTGGTAAGTTGTTGGTTCTGTTGTGCTTGTTTGGTTTTGTTGCTTGGCTTTTATGGAGAAATAGAATTATGGAAGGAAACATTAAACTAACAAAGACCTTTATTTTTGAATCCTAAACTGATGCAAAAGTTGCGTTTTTTCTTTTCTTTGGTACCAGTCATTATAGACTAATTCGAGTTGGTTTACTGCAAATTTTCCAAAATCCTCGTTGCGGTATTTTTCCAATAAAGAAACGAGTTTTGTCGTATCGGTAATATGTTTTCTAAAGCGACAAACACTAATGTGAGCAGTAAATAAGGTATAACGACTATCGATACTTTGTTCCAAATTAGTTTTTTTGAATGCTTTTCTAAGCGAATCCCGAAATGAATTTAGACTCTCATTCGTTGGAAATCCTTGAATCATAATGGTCGAATTGGAAGCTGTAATTCCGTTTAGATTAATTTCCAAATTCTTCAAGTGAATTAAATTTTCATGGATGACAGCAATATATGCAGAAGGATTGATTTGACTTAAAGAAAAACCGTCATGACAGGAAATGATAGATAAAACGGTGATGTGCATATCCGAATTGGGATAATAATATTGAGCAGTATCCTCTTTCTTAAGTTCGTTTAAAAACGACTGAATCTTATTTTTTATTGATTCCGGGGGGCGAATGAGTAAAGTAATCCCAAAACGATTGTCGTTTTCTGCATCAATTTTAGGGTCTATTACATAATTATTATTCGAAATTGCCTCTGCCGATTCGGTAAACAATTGATTGTAATGAGCAACTAAATCCATGAAAAGTTATTGTGAAATACAAAATTAAGGATTTTTTCAGCAGCTTATTTTAATAAAAGCTAAATGCTTCGTAGTAAAATGGATAGCTTTTTTGATTCAAAATTGTGAATATCTATTTTTGTTTATTTGATGTTTATTTTGCTCTAAAATCTATCTTTGGCATCCTTAAAAAAAGAAATTATGAGCGCAATTTGGTACGAATGCAAAGTAAAATATAGAAAAACTGACGAGACAGGAAATCAAAAAATGGTAGGCGAAATTTATTTGGTTGACGCAATTTCCTTCACAGAGGCCGAGAGCAGAATCAATGAAGAGATGAAAGCTTATGTGAGTGAAGAGTTTAAAATAGCCAATATTAAAGTGGCTAATTATGCCGAAATTCATCCTTTTGAAAATGCCGATCGCTGGTTTAAATCCAAAATTTCATTATTGGCTTATGATGAAGAAAGCGGTAAAGAGCGCAAGACCAATATGTATTTTTTAGTTCAGGCTAATGATGTAAAAGAAGCTTATGACAATACGGTACATACGATGAAAGGTAC
Protein-coding sequences here:
- a CDS encoding 2'-5' RNA ligase family protein, coding for MDLVAHYNQLFTESAEAISNNNYVIDPKIDAENDNRFGITLLIRPPESIKNKIQSFLNELKKEDTAQYYYPNSDMHITVLSIISCHDGFSLSQINPSAYIAVIHENLIHLKNLEINLNGITASNSTIMIQGFPTNESLNSFRDSLRKAFKKTNLEQSIDSRYTLFTAHISVCRFRKHITDTTKLVSLLEKYRNEDFGKFAVNQLELVYNDWYQRKEKTQLLHQFRIQK
- a CDS encoding TetR/AcrR family transcriptional regulator — its product is MKTDFNEKQIQILLIAETLFAENGFEGTSIRTIAKEAEINVAMVSYYFGSKEKLLEALIVYRTSDLKIQIENLSVEDLDPIEKIDKLIELYVNRIRCNKGIYRILHFEFATEEKEDKLKVLNEVRDRNLKSLETIIREGQQKGIFRKDVIIPLIPPTIMGTFFHFSMNKAYFKKLLALETDEDFENYIQTKFKTHIQQTIKALLIYES
- a CDS encoding DUF4494 domain-containing protein, coding for MSAIWYECKVKYRKTDETGNQKMVGEIYLVDAISFTEAESRINEEMKAYVSEEFKIANIKVANYAEIHPFENADRWFKSKISLLAYDEESGKERKTNMYFLVQANDVKEAYDNTVHTMKGTMGDYTIPAISESAVLDVFPYFSGAEDELEQLEKFNALKASKPEIVSEVEDHMEFVTEEEETV